Within Spinacia oleracea cultivar Varoflay chromosome 4, BTI_SOV_V1, whole genome shotgun sequence, the genomic segment ttttaagaacgttgattattttttgtggacgtttgaaattattttatattgctggaaattttaaaagggatgtttaATTGGAGTTTAtaacgttttgggatcattagtttaatagttattatgcttggaggttatttagttaagtttcgatattggggatggttcaaaatatgtttagggtgtatttatagtactttagtattgctgtaaattgttggatattgattggggaattttattggttgtttttaggcggagaattctatataggcgacttttgaattcgttaaagtggcctatcagtttgtttacacaaggtacgtacatacctgtgtgcttggaatgtgtgttatttgttgaaaccatgttgaaagtgttgatgaacttggttatgttgaaattgttgatgaacttggttatgttgaaattgttgatgaacttggttatgttgaaagtgcatgtttaatattgttggatggacatgctAAGCATATATAtatcgttatgagaattataacatgttagtagatgattgatgcgaacatgttggttgggaacattagattattatataatattaattcagatcgattgttcattgttcccttttagcttttcactactttatgagggccgaggaccttgtttagtaagttgaaaccttatacccatatagaggggttgatcagtattaaaggaaatgttggattaattggaataagtcttgattgacatctatgtgatcacgtacttaattacaagataaaaacagtggagaataattgttgattgtatgacttatgtgattgttgagtcataacagagtttaatttgtaaaacatgtaaagtgaaactgagcagcaatagctttagactgtgcacgtctaaagtgacggacaatcaggagttggggtcatgggtagcctgtgactttttctggggccggattgatcaccggttctattttattcaaaagtccctcgatatcgcaggtcattggggtttaaggagtcgcgcccgtacctcgtcttccttagtgaagaagaagaagaagaagtttctagtagcaactcggtccattgactatttcaattaaaataatgttaatgatacaaaagtctagttcagtcaaatatagttttcaagtcaatatgttgtggttatccttgcttatgttttattagtatcatgttaggattgttcgtttaatagaatcatgttaggattattattgatttagtatgtagtactcagctttgctgattacgtgcttttgcttgtgcatgttgatcatggctatgccttattgatcctgtgatgacccaatctttggtgagcagtctctaaggatcaataagcattgtccatctgcaggtttgaagatgttgcatcattgggatcgggaatagagagcttgtatttagttttgatttgctaagttgacttgggtttgtttatttggactttaaacttgttaattgatcttattttcgttgattggttttgggattaactatgtaatcgattatttataaacctaaagttagttttatgttttccgctgcaaaattccgaataagccgttacgttttcacacgggcgataatgccttgataattctctacgttttatataaaaaggttattttagaaaagagagaattgtcggggtgttacagaagCCCACGCCTCTCCCAAGCAAGCGAcacagcagcgcccatgggccgcgtgcacaagtgcagcgcccatggcctgcttGTTGCTGGTCGAGAGCATAGGCATCGCAGGGGTTGGCACGAGCAGTGCTCGCTTGCGCTTGCTTTGCCAGCCATGCCTCTTCGCCCTTCGCCTCATCGCTCACTGGACGCGACGTGCACAACGTTGGCCGAGGCCTTGCGTGCACGTTCGTGCTTGCTCGTCGCCTAGCATcgcgtgggcgacgagctcccttgctcatcgTCGCACGCTCGTACtattgcaacaccccttaagggtaacacttagcttccatttcttcgtgcgtgcaagtttgtaaacgatttataaaaatcaaaacttttatattcaaatttaacgacaaattaataattcatattaatttcactaaatttaggcaaaaaaatcgaaaatttattattcaaattaatttccgattacatatttTCTTAGGGAATAAAATCttggtcataaaattttaaaatatttcaattttaagaaacattatggtggtttttaatcatagaatcctaattaaattatcaattaattatgaaattcaaaacaaattctaaattatttgaaattcaacaaattaattataattacaaattaggttgtataattaacaaaattagaccttaaaattgttaaacatatacaataggtcaatcatagattcaagatttacatacaagattcgcaaatatttaatttaacatcataaaaattacaaattttgcattcgaaaaactaaaacctccgaaaagtcatagttaggctttgaatttggaaattttgGGTTTGGCATCAagtctttgatttttgtcaaatttttaaaacgtcgtttacatgtgaaattcactataaaaacataagatttcaaccattattgacaaaactgccgaaaaatcctgcgaacatataatcaaataatcgcacgaatttgcaatcaattaaattcacgaaattaatcacccatttaattcattgagaatttataaaatttaatccacgttaactataattgattatggattaATTAGTGGCTATGTACCAccgttaggttatgaataatacaataatataattcatgcggaaaaaccataaagacagaatccaaattaattgtcacatagtcaattggcataatttaggttacatacaatgtgatgcgtgccttccctagctgctcccgaaccgaacaagaacaagtctttcgaccccaaacgttgcccctccgtagaaagtccacagcacgttcggatccgccttaggtttaaccaactaggattttacttaaggttttatgtattctgCTTAGgatatattatgttctcccttgaacacactGAGAGTATAGAATATGATTTTCACTGTAAttgatgtatataattatgaggccctagcctcatatttatagggtaggaaataaggaatttgagttttactaggaagagaattaccaaccctgctaggattgaaattcttatccaattagaattataacattaattaaactcttaattaaatcaattctagtaggactaggaatacttaatccaatgttacttgggaattaagcaatcgaacttttcttggagcccaagacgaagcaaCCAATGCAGCCACAACGGGTCACGTTGGTGCGCGTGCCTGCCTAGGCCAATCCACAGCCACAGCTGGCcaaaggcccagcgcgctgcggccttgccttggcgggcttgcactgctgctgctgccttacaggcttggcgcggcccacggtgctgctgctgccttgcttgcttggcgcggcccacggTGCTGTTGCTGcctgcttggcgcggcccactgtgtgctgctgccttgcttgcttggcgcggcccatcgtgttttgctgccttgcttgcttggcgcggcccatcggctgggcgttggcgctgGGCTTCATGCTCAGTGCTATGCGATCGgcctttgcttgtcgagcgatgggccggctcgcttgccggcttgtcgctcgtcgagcttccgattcgtttttcgattccggaatccatttccgtttcaaacaaatatttacgtttccgttaatatttccgattcccgaaataatttctttttccggcaatattttcgattccgttaatatttccgtttcaggcaatatttccgatttcggcaatatttctatttccgataatattttccgatacgaaccatgtttccgttttcggcaacatctacgacttggataatatttatatttccgtcatgaaccatatttccgtttccggcaatatcatcatttccggagtattctttattttgccttttgacgatttcagctcccactggaaccgagatccgtcgtttccgaatgttcataaatggagtattcgTTTCCGAATGATGAAGGATAGTACAATGTTCATTATCTAAATACATAAGAttcaatatatttaaatagaatgttCATTACTAAAATACGTAACATTcaaattcattaaataaaatgttcattattATTGTAGAAAATGTTCAATTTCCTTGAACTGAATATTCATATATTTGTTAAGGATGTCATAGCTAAacaatgaataaaaaaattttgggacaaaataattcaaaaattcatgacataatatgtattttataaaaaatatataatattcaTAAGATTTGGCCAAAATATTCATTAACAATATTTGCAttgataataaataaaattatgaataaaAAACGAACAAAAACTAACGTACAATCGCCAAAAAAAAGTAATTCTACAAAAAAAAAGGTACAAATCAAATCGAAATATCCTCCGAAAACACGAAAAATAACCAAATTCTAAACACATTTTAGaatcaaaatataaaatcaaaaagaacaaaaataaaaaacattgaaatcaaaaacaaataaatgaaaataacaaatataaaaaacattgaaatcaaaaacaaataaatgaaaataacaaatataaaacttACATTCTACCATCAATGCACTTAAAATTCCAGAATTAGATTCGAAAAGAGCTTCACAATCTTCCATAATTGCAAGCTCCATCGAAatagaggaaagagaaaataggagagagaaaaaatcgTAATGAAtcctaaaaaaacaaaatcacgcaacttgaagaaaaagtaacaaaacaaaaaagaataTAAGTTAGGAAAAAAGAAAACTTAGAAAGGGGATAAAAAGATGCCCAACGACGTCGACACGTCGTTTTGGGGTACAGCCAGCGCCGGCTGTACCCGCATCACACGACGTCATTTGGCGGGGTACAACCAGCTTGGCGAGGGCAGCCAAAAGATTGCGGGTTGGTTCGGTTACTCATGTCACTATGTCAGGTTGCTTTTGTCATATCGAGATTGTTGACCCATGGCCCGATCACAGTAAACCCAAACacccaaacaaacaaaaaaaacccaTTAAAAAGGTCGGGTCTGAAATCCCTAATTACAAAGGTGCTTCTTCCCAAACACATATAGTTGAGCATTTTTCGCATTTTCTCAGTGATCTACAAACAAATCTACAGGTGCGacttctctcttcctctctcttccTCATTCTTTACGATCGTCTCCTTCAGTTTTGATAAATCTACGGAGGTAGCatcttttttagggttttaatcttATCATGAAATTTGTACGTTAGGGTTTTTACGATTTGCATTTCATGTTACCGAAAGATCTTAATctgtaattgttttttttttctaagaAACGGGTCAAAGCTCTGGTTTAATTTAGTTGCATAGATTGCTATGTTGTATTCTCATTTTCAtagtttaatcatgttttatgttaAGATTATTTCGCTTGGTTTATTGAATCGAATTTCGTATTGGGTTTGATGTTAAACACATGGTTTTAGTCTAGAGAGGATTTGTTTTGCAGATGATTGATTTTCCTTCATTTGATTTTATAGTAGTCCGTTAATTGTTATGTTATTGATCGGGAGTTGGTTGGAATTGTGTTTAAAGTTAGTAGCATCTGACATTTCAAGATGATGCTCAACTATCCGAAGCGGTTAAATATGATTGGCCTGATTGGTGAAAAATGATTGAACCAGTGAAATATGAAATCCAATGTGTTGTTTATGCTATCTGAATTGGTGAAAAGGAATAGCGGCAATGATCTTATTTGATGCAATGAACTGATATTAGTTTGTTGGTTTTATAATCACCGTCTTTAGATGCATTTAAGGGTGAGAAATACTAATTTCCTGATTAAGTGGTGAGATCAATGTTACGCGATGCACACATTTTTGAAGGAATACATATTGCATTTGATGGTATTAGCACTCGGAATTATGCTCACCTGTGATCATTATTTGTAAGCAAAGTGCTTTCTACTGGGGTTGTTGACGTTATATATGCTTTTGTTCTTCTCTCGCATTTTGTAGATGGCTATTATTGGCCTGTATGCATTAGTTGAATGTGGAGAATCTACTATTCGATatcctatttttttatttgtttgtcaGTATTGCCATCACCAGGAAGGCTCTTGATTACAGTAATGTCTTTCATAAGTTGCTGCCTACTTGTACGCTCACGAGTCACGAATATTTCATATTGTCTTACACTTGCCCTTTTGAAGTTGGTTTTCTGCATCATTGTTCAATGCTGCTCCTTTGTGTCCGTGAGTGTCTTTTAGCTGGTGGTAAATTGGGAATCGATGCTCCTTAGTCCTTAGCAACTAGAAATCAAGCAAGCCGTATAAGAGTTTAAGCCACAGTAGCTTTCTACTAATCTGTTGTATTACAGTGCTTTAAACACTTATTTCTCATAAGCCATTGATGTTATGTTGCAGGCAAGGACAATCCATTCGTTAATCACACTTCAACTTCTTACTTATGTAAGTATATATGTTTTCCTTACCCACAAACTAATATGAGTATTAATTATTTGATTTCATTGGGAGGACCCTCTTATTCCTCCTATCTTGCAACCTTTCTTGTTTCAGTAGTTGTGTGcccttttctattttttttcccaTGAAAAGTCAAAATTCTATCAACATGTTTCATCACTTTCATGTCAAGATTGAGTTTCTATGAACATGAATTGTTAAACTTAATACTAATAACATAAATTTTTAAGTATTGAAGTTTTGCAACATTGTATTATATGGACGACAATCCTCTTCTTACCAAGATACACCCAACAAAAACTCAACCATAACACAAGTCTCTCAACTTTAAAACTACGACCATAGAGAAGGTTCAAGTCAAATTCCACAGCTAGCTTTAGTGCACAGTTCTTACCACCCTTCTCTCACTGTTGATTCAAATATTTTCACCTTGCTCACGGTGAAGGGCGTGTCTCTGGATTTAGTCACCTGTTATGCACAAAACTCTTGATATCAAGTATCAACGCCCACCATTAAAATGATACTAAGCATGCTGTAAATAATGAGCCACAAATCAGTTTGTAATGACTGATGAAAATAGAGGCATTGAACTCATGGGTAAGGGAGATGTTTTCTTCCTTTGGTTCTTTTTTTACCCTGAAACTTGACGGCCTGACAGTTATGGTgtgtgtttttctttatttcgtTTTACCTTTTGATTTTGCAACAAGGAGAATCAGGGATCAAATGGATGTGGGTTGTGGTGATCTCATGGGACACAAGGATTTCAAAGACAAAAAGAGAACATAAACAACCATTGGGAATATTCCCTTTTTGTGTCCTTAACTCTTGTCTAGTTCTGGAATATTGAACGTAATGGCCTTTAAATTTTGTATTTAAGGGGGAAATTAAATTACTGAGCTCACTCCTTGAGATCTAGAAACAACACTTCATGAGTTTACAGACAATGGAAGTTTTGATGTGTATGAATGCACCCCAAGACCACTTTTTCTAGTTCtcataaaaaatttcatttctTGATGTGTATATTTCACTTTAGGATTATTGCCTTTATGTATGTGTCCATGTTTTCTTTCATCGTATCTACTATCTCTATTTAATGATGACTTTTTCCTTATGGGGAAGGTGGAACAtatgattttatgatttttatctTCCTTTTTTTTGGTAATTGAGAATTAATGTTTGTGAATATTATTTTCCTGTTTTCTTTTGTACTTAATCACCCTGAGACAAAATGATCAAAAAGTTGTCTTAACTTTCAAGGATATAATAGTTTTGAAGTGCAAAACTCAAAAGGCTTTAGAGGCTTGCTAATGAAGTGAGGACTCTCTAATGTTTTCTTAGTAAAGAAAGGGGTCGAGGAGGTGGTTACTTGGAAATCTATTATGATTGTTTCCTGTTGTcgaattaaaatggtaaatatATTCTTAATCTCCCTAAAGAGAAAATTGCCTTGAAGTTATCTTAACTTTCGGCGAAAGAATAGTTTTaagtcaaaaattcaaaatgtgTGAGTCTTGCTAATGGAGAGAGGGCTATCTTTAAAATGTTTTCTTAGTAAAGAAATGGGTTGGGAAGGTGGTTTATTTGGAAATCTATGTTGACTTCTTAGAATCTAGATTCTAGAATGAAAGGTGGATCTGGAATGCTCTTTTTGGTTAATGTTTGGCACAGTGTCAACTTTTTACACGTCATCTCCCTGATCTTTTAGGGTGGAAAGCTATGGTACAACGAAGTAGTGTCACCAAATGGAAAGCATAAGCAATTTGATTCAATTGTTTCTAGCTTTCTTGATGAAGGGAAAGTGGTAAACAAATCTTTACATTAATGAATTTCCTATTAAGATTAATGCTTTATCTGTAAGGAGCCAAATGATGGCTTTCGCCTTTATGTTAGTTTTTGGGGGTTGATAATGTTGATTCTTCGTTGAGGATGTTTGGAAGCCTTTAGGAAAAGTccctatttttttttccaaaggggaATATGCACAATGATAAAAAGAAATTTAGTGTCCCAAGTGGGTTTAGCTTTTGCAAATAGGCTGAAAGATGGTGATTGTCCTATAGTTTTTATTCTTGAATTCTCTTTGGCTATTGAGTACTTGAGTTGGTCGTTATTGGTTTTGTTCAATTTGGTCTTGTATGGCCTAAGAATTTTGGTGCTATTGAAAAGGAGAAAGGAAAAGTAGATTTCATAAACGTGGAACTGTGGAAGTTAATTCATATATCTTATATAGCAGGACATGTGAACTGAAAATAACAGTTGAAGGGTCATGGCTTTGTGAATTGTGAAAACTTGAATCAAATTTCATTCTATCGTATTGTTGGAGACCTTTGGTGATGTGATTTACTTAGAACATTGCTTAATTGCTTGCCTGTCCCAGGGGTTGGAGTTGGGCAGAATATTATGAATGGTTCATTTGGTAGAGGACCTAAATGGTTTTTGTTCCTTGACTTTTGTATGTATAGGGGAATATCTACTACTTATCGCTttaatagttttttttattgtacAAAATAGTCACTTAGACAACCTACAATGGCATCGATGAAGTATAGAAGCGCCAAGATTGCAATTTTGATCCCTAAATAGACCAAGCTTTGAGATAGATTTTGGATATAAGAATTTTGAGGAATGAACTTTTTAAGAGGTTGCCTATCAAATCTTACTTTTAATTGCCATCAGTGAACATAGTGAAAGTACTGATAGCGAAGTGTAGCTTTCTTTTGTGTGATGGTATGCAAACCACAAAGGTTTTTCTAAATTTAACTTTTTAGCATTAAGTtacatttgatttttttttaaaggtgttTTTGGTGAGTTGTtagcttagttttaaaaagcgcgcttAAGCGAGAGGCGAGTAGGGGCGAACAGAAAATCGCTTTGGGTGAAATGCAAGGCTGTCGCCTTTTAGAATGGAGGTGACAAGGAAGAACAAATTGAGAAAAAAAGGTTAATGAACACCGGTATTTCTTCAAATCAACAACTTACCTGGCTAAAGAAATCTAATTTGACCCAAAACCCTCAATCAATTGCATGAATTTGCTTCCATTTCGCCCCTAATTTTAGAGTGATTCAAAATTGGGGGTCTTCAGTCATTAGAACTGGAAGTGCTTTGGTGTCTCTGTCGCTGATCATATTACCGTCGGTGATCGTTACTGGTCATGTTTTTAGGTAGCCCTGATCGGCTAGATGTCTTCCTCGATTTCTCCTTCTGGTTTcccttaatttttttaaattaaaattacagCTTGTAGTTTCGTGTGTAACTTCATGTGAGTTGTACCTTTCTGGGATCttttatttgaaaaatatagtcatgtggggtttTGCTATAACCGTCTCGTTATATTgatttataatatcaactttttataatttttacccattgataattaaagatattactGGTTGAATTATTGTATTTGCAAACGTGATAAAATAAATTtgtcaactaaaaaagaacaaaggaagTGGAAGTATTATACAGTTTGCAGCCGTCTAATTTTTGTTCCATTCAGGTAATTTAACAGCAGTTTTTACCTCAACTTTTCTGGGttcttttatttcaaatttatgCACcacacaagaaaaaaaaaacaatgtatAATGGGTGCGCATCACCTACAAGAAGAGCGCGCTTTACGCTTAGGCTATAGGGACCCTTTGCGCTTCGGGTGCCTCGTGCTTTTTAAAATTAAGGTTGTTATTATATTGTTTTCCTGTCTTAGTTTGCTCTTTGATATTTGAGCTGTCGCCTGCTTTCCGTGCCTCTTCTTTTAACCCCTCCCCTCTCCTACAAGTTATGTCAACTCTTGTCTTTTCAAAACAACTGAAGTTGCCAGCGTCATCCACTTTTGTTTTCGTTTTTATGCTGGCATGGTAGGACATAGAACAAATCCCTACACTGTCCATATGTGAGTGGACATGGAATACTCAGTAACTAGTTTTGAAATCTCATTTCAGTTTCgttctttattttctattgcTCAATGAACCACACCCCCACCACCTACCAGCCAGCAAAATAGAATAACGAGAGAGATAGTAGAATTGTTTGACTGAATGAGTATTAATGTCATCTTACGTATTTTCCACCTTGCTTTTTATATGTAGGGCGGACGAGGAGCCTGTTGATCCCAAGAGGGAGATTGAAGAAAGCATTTGCAAGCCCAAATGTGTGAAACCCTTACTTGATTACCAGGTAACTCAATGCTAGAACTGAAATCTCTCAGCAAAGAAACTTTTTCAGAACATTCTTTTCTGTAATTAAAATTTAGGATTTATTCATTTGATCATTGctttataaagaaaaaaatgTTGGGTTCAGTGCTCCATTAATTGAATTGATTTCATACTTATCTATTCAAATTTACAACTGAGAAGAAAATTAGAATTTAGAAAGCAAGGTATCCGATTCTGTAACTTCCGCATGGTTATCTGCTACTTGATGATGCATGATTTCATCATATCGAACACTTGGTTGTGCTGATATTGGGATATTATGAAGATAAAGACTTAAATCAGTTTTTTCTACTTTTTATTGTTGAAAGATATATAAATTAGTCGCGTTTTCTATTCTTTCTGTAGTGTAAAAAAAGTTTTGATGCCACCATGGgagttatatattttttgtcCTAGTTATAATGTTATGTTGATGTTAAAGAACCCTTTTCCGGCATGTGGCTGGTAATATTGGTTCCATGGGACTGCCTTATTCCCTGCATCGATGCAGCTTAATCATCATATATTAGCAACAACTATAGTAAGATTATCCTATGGAAGTTCTTGTCCAGATAACTTTGGCAAGATTTATTCCACATTGGAACTCCATGCACCAACCATGTGATTAGACTTGCCTCTATCTAAGGGTTTAAAGGGTGGAAACAAATCGGGAAAGTAGAAAGAGGGTTGTCATGGGTGGTCAAAATTAGCGATCTTTCACCTTTACTATGAAATTAGGCCTAGGCCTACCACTCTGTAGAGGTGACAAAATAAGTCGATTCCCAGAACCGATTAGGAACCGCCAGTTCCGGATCATTTCTTTTGGAACTTTGAGGCGGAAGAGTCGTTATATGAAGATTCACACCGAACAACACACCAGTTAGTTTACAATTTTATGCTGAACAGTTTAACTTGTCACAAACTTTATTAGGTCTATACCATTTGTGCTGTCTAGTTTTTGCTATGTTAAAATGATATTCGGGCTCTATTCATGCTTCAACTATGGCGATCGCTATGGAAGTGGAGACTACATTTGGTATTTGGAGCTGAGGATATTCCTCCTCTGATTGAAGTAGATTTAGGCATTTAGCCAGAGTTAGACTGGATAACAATGTTGCTGGGCCAGCTTTATTGCTCTTTGTTCTTGATTCATCAGACATCGCGGCCTGCTGCTATCATGAGTTTTTGCTGTCTAATTGTGTTAATAGTAGGACAGGTTTGCAGTACTGTTTGGATGTTGTCAAACCTTACTGCCAGCTGTCGGATTGGAAAATATGTTGTAGTTTAATGGGACAATGAACCTGGGTTGTGCACTATTATTTTAGTTACAATCTATTATATAGGTAAAAAGGTTGGATAGCTTCATTTTAGGATTGATGAACGCAGACTTTCTAGATCTTGAAAGTTGGTGTATTTTACTCGGGGCTTTAAAGTTAAGTGGTTTTGTTGATTGAGAGCTGAGGATGGTAAGTATTTTTTAAATTGACTAAAGGATATTTGGCTTTCCATGAATTATTGTATGCCCACTCTTGGCTTAGGTGAGGAGTCTTTTGTGGTTCCGGAGGTTGGATGGTGTTTACTTTGACATCTTAAAAGAGGATCGTAGATGAATTCTGAAAGATGTTGTGTCAGTTGTTAATTTGGATTTCAGTTTGACTGTAGACCTTTCTGTCTTTTCAGATGGTTGGAGTGTTGACAAATGATAACCAACTAAGTGAACTAGCAATGACATAGATTTTATATGATTACCAATTAAATACATATGTTAGAGATGGGGTACAGGGAAGTAGCCCCGGACATTATGCAGAAAAAGCACTGGGAATATCGGGTGGTCCTGGTATGTTGTTATCTGCTGGTTTTAGTTTCCGGACTTTCTGGTGGATTTTGGAGTTGTGATCTTTTGGAGAAGGATATAGGGAGGTAGAAtgattattttgataattttgctGAAATTTTCATTCACACAGGGGAACTAGTTGGCAAGTGCTTACTGGTGGGTGACTGGGGTGGCTTCTGATTTATGTGAGTCTGCATCATGAGCAAAATATGTGGGGCCCTTATGGAAGGCAATTGAATAATGCATGGTTCATAGTCGTTAAGATATATGCTTCGGCAAGGCTATCAATTGGAAATTCATCTCTCTCTGCTTTCAAACCCTACCTACTTTCCATACTGGCTTTGAACTCATTCTGGGAAAAGAAAAACAGGAAAAAAAGAGATTGCGTAACAGCAACAATGGATAAAAGAGAAAGCCTGCTCCTAGTCTTCTTTTTGTTGCACTTTTGCAAATATTTGCTGTTGTGACCTAATTTTCTATTCTTAATACACCCCTCaggcgcgcgcacacacacagaCACACACATACACACATGTTGTGACCAGCCCTTTTACTTTTATTCTCGTAGCTGTGTTTGTTCTCTTTTATTTTTGGGGTGACGGCTGTCTTTTATTTTGTATTAGTCACTTTCTTTGTTGTTCTACTCAGCATGTACATGGAAATTAAAATAGTGcaccctttttttcttttctttctttgagCTGAGGTGAAAATGGCATTCTAATTGTAGAAGCTATTATGCAGGCATGTGTGAAGAGAATCAAGGATGATGAAAGTGGACATAAGCATTGCACAGGACAGTATTTTGACTACTGGTCTTGTATTGATAAATGTGTAAGTTTTCCAACTTGTTGATTTGATTAAGATACTTTAGGCTTGTAAGCTTTCGTGGTCACTTGAAACTTATTCTTCTATCTAAATGCAGGTTGCTCCAAGATTATTCGCTAAGCTGAAATAGTAAAAGCATGGTGTTGGATTGAAGACCACTCATTTCTTGCGGCTATGGTGCTAGCTCACCTTCCTTCTCTTACATTGTGGTTTTGTGCTGCACAATGAATGCCTttgaattataatttaatttttgttcACTTAAAAAGCAAAAATAACAGTAATTTTTAAGCACACTGGAGACTATTTCTAGAATAAAAGACGGTGTGCCTGTTTTGACAGAATCGCTTATCTGAAACA encodes:
- the LOC110792308 gene encoding cytochrome b-c1 complex subunit 6-1, mitochondrial; the protein is MADEEPVDPKREIEESICKPKCVKPLLDYQACVKRIKDDESGHKHCTGQYFDYWSCIDKCVAPRLFAKLK